The Dreissena polymorpha isolate Duluth1 chromosome 10, UMN_Dpol_1.0, whole genome shotgun sequence genome includes a region encoding these proteins:
- the LOC127847879 gene encoding ras-related protein Rab-5B-like, translating into MAQRAAGAQRPNGAAQGKICQFKLVLLGESAVGKSSLVLRFVKGQFHEYQESTIGAAFLTQTVCLDDTTVKFEIWDTAGQERYHSLAPMYYRGAQAAIVVYDITNQDTFARAKTWVKELQRQASPNIVIALAGNKADLSNKRMVEFDEAQAYAEENSLLFMETSAKTAMNVNDIFLAIAKKLPKSDTGSQTGQRPQPGMRLNEQNQSEGGGCCK; encoded by the exons ATGGCACAACGAGCAGCAGGAGCCCAACGGCCCAATGGAGCGGCGCAAGGCAAGATATGTCAGTTTAAACTGGTTCTTCTCGGAGAGTCTGCTGTGGGCAAGTCCAGTCTGGTCCTCCGGTTTGTGAAGGGACAGTTCCACGAATACCAAGAAAGCACCATTGGTG CTGCATTCTTAACACAGACTGTCTGTCTAGATGACACAACAGTAAAGTTTGAGATTTGGGACACagcag GTCAGGAGAGGTACCACAGTTTGGCACCCATGTACTACAGAGGAGCTCAGGCGGCCATTGTTGTGTATGACATCACAAATCAA GACACATTTGCACGTGCGAAGACATGGGTGAAGGAGTTGCAGCGGCAAGCCAGTCCCAATATAGTTATTGCCCTTGCTGGCAATAAAGCAGACTTGTCAAACAAGAGGATGGTTGAATTTGAT gaAGCACAGGCCTACGCGGAGGAAAACAGCTTGTTATTTATGGAAACATCTGCAAAAACTGCCATGAatgttaatgatatatttttggcAATAG CTAAAAAGTTGCCGAAAAGTGATACAGGTAGCCAGACTGGGCAGAGACCACAGCCTGGCATGAGATTAAATGAACAGAACCAGTCTGAAGGGGGTGGCTGCTGTAAGTAA